The proteins below come from a single Triticum aestivum cultivar Chinese Spring chromosome 5D, IWGSC CS RefSeq v2.1, whole genome shotgun sequence genomic window:
- the LOC123123135 gene encoding uncharacterized protein, with protein sequence MVTDFVSVPCVVAVRQGTPSPQVKRGASTPPFPSPHPPQPKPTSLPPLGLLLLPREATDAEGRRMCEGRRPGHATRPPWALAAELRRREAAADARLAAARARLAEALAELERARARAAELQRRLEENYGKRRRLKRVVAATRSRIHDTRALLQDHQDPHPPPQQQQLPAESDPTS encoded by the coding sequence ATGGTGACGGATTTCGTGTCCGTGCCGTGCGTCGTCGCTGTCAGGCAAGGCACGCCAAGCCCGCAAGTGAAAAGGGGGGCGTCCACCCCTCCCTTCCCTTCCCCGCACCCACCCCaaccaaagcccacttctttgcccccacttggccttcttctccttccCCGCGAGGCGACCGACGCGGAGGGTAGGAGGATGTGCGAGGGGCGGCGCCCCGGGCACGCGACCCGGCCGCCGTGGGCGCTGGCGGCGGAGCTGCGGCGGAGGGAGGCCGCGGCGGAcgcgcggctggcggcggcgcgggcgcggctggCCGAGGCGCTGGCGGAGCTGGAGCGGGCCCGGGCGCGCGCCGCCGAGCTGCAGCGCCGCCTGGAGGAGAACTACGGCAAGCGGCGCCGGCTCAAGCGGGTGGTGGCCGCCACCCGCTCCCGGATCCACGACACCCGCGCGCTCCTCCAGGACCACCAGGACCCACacccgccgccgcagcagcagcagctccccGCCGAATCCGATCCCACCTCCTAG
- the LOC123123134 gene encoding 25.3 kDa vesicle transport protein, which translates to MVKLTMIARVTDGLPLAEGLDDGRDQKDSDFYKQQAKLLFKNLSKGQHEASRMSIETGSYFFHYIIEGRVCYLTMCDRSYPKKLAFQYLEDLKNEFERVNGSQIETAARPYAFIKFDTYIQKTKKLYLDTRTQRNIAKLNDELYEVHQIMTRNVQEVLGVGEKLDQVSEMSSRLTSDTRIYADKAKDLNRQAFIRKYAPVAIVIGVVIILFWAKNKIW; encoded by the exons ATGGTGAAGCTGACAATGATAGCGCGTGTCACTGATGGCCTTCCGCTGGCAGAAGGGCTGGATGACGGGCGTGATCAGAAGGATTCTGATTTCTACAAGCAGCAAGCTAAACTTCTTTTCAAGAACTTGTCAAAGGGGCAACATGAAGCCTCACGGATGTCAATTGAGACCGGATCATACTTTTTCCA TTACATCATTGAAGGCCGAGTATGCTATCTAACAATGTGCGACCGTTCTTATCCGAAGAAACTTGCATTCCAGTACTTGGAAGATCTGAAAAATGAATTCGAGAGGGTCAATGGGAGTCAAATTGAAACTGCTGCAAGGCCTTACGCTTTCATTAAGTTCG ATACATACATACAGAAGACTAAGAAACTGTATTTGGATACCAGAACCCAGAGGAACATTGCGAAATTGAACGATGAGCTCTATGAGGTGCATCAAATCATGACTCGCAATGTTCAAGAAGTTCTTGGTGTCGGTGAAAAGCTAGATC AGGTTAGTGAAATGTCAAGTAGGTTGACATCTGACACGAGAATCTATGCTGATAAGGCAAAGGATCTCAATCGCCAG GCCTTCATTCGGAAGTATGCTCCCGTTGCCATTGTGATTGGGGTTGTAATAATACTGTTCTGGGCCAAGAACAAGATATGGTGA